Proteins encoded in a region of the Roseateles sp. SL47 genome:
- a CDS encoding toxin co-regulated pilus biosynthesis Q family protein — protein MSGTDRAFGVLANDGQAVPLRKALEQLAPMDYGVRWVGVDATRMNAPVTWQANQTWPDAIGEAVKAVPGLVVHVATGSRLILVRAVSDDLRPLPPTPATVGKVEGPATPAATTRSATAASPSPATARVAPTLTSLPAAPAASPVPDPGSAASTPAPTPLKEAPRPRLMPAKFEGSAAPRTSSAGPQSSGASSINTPATGTQSSGMRPTVLETVSVSGRRTEPPAVQRWSLSEDDRTLRVALDRWAQQAGWRLFWEMGVDYPITASASINGNFEDAISMVVRSLEQADVPPKAIFYRGNQVLRVIPRGKE, from the coding sequence ATGTCCGGCACCGACCGCGCCTTTGGCGTGCTGGCCAATGACGGTCAGGCGGTGCCCCTGCGCAAGGCCCTCGAACAATTGGCGCCGATGGACTACGGTGTGCGTTGGGTGGGCGTCGATGCCACCCGCATGAACGCGCCGGTCACCTGGCAAGCAAACCAGACCTGGCCCGACGCCATCGGCGAAGCCGTCAAAGCCGTGCCGGGACTCGTGGTGCATGTGGCCACGGGCTCGCGCTTGATCCTGGTGCGCGCCGTTTCCGACGACCTGCGCCCGCTGCCGCCTACCCCGGCCACGGTGGGCAAGGTGGAGGGGCCCGCGACGCCAGCAGCGACGACCAGGAGCGCCACCGCTGCATCCCCGTCACCTGCCACCGCCCGCGTGGCGCCGACGCTCACCAGCCTGCCTGCCGCTCCTGCCGCATCGCCAGTGCCCGACCCTGGCTCTGCAGCATCCACGCCGGCGCCGACGCCCCTGAAGGAGGCCCCACGTCCGCGGCTGATGCCGGCCAAGTTTGAAGGCAGCGCGGCCCCGCGCACGTCATCTGCTGGTCCGCAATCCTCCGGCGCGTCATCCATCAACACCCCGGCCACGGGCACGCAGTCCTCCGGCATGCGGCCGACGGTCCTGGAGACGGTCTCGGTCAGCGGTCGTCGCACGGAGCCGCCCGCGGTCCAGCGCTGGTCCCTGAGCGAAGACGACCGAACCCTGCGCGTGGCCCTGGACCGCTGGGCACAGCAAGCCGGCTGGCGGCTGTTCTGGGAGATGGGCGTGGACTATCCGATCACCGCTTCCGCCAGCATCAATGGAAATTTCGAGGACGCCATCTCCATGGTGGTCCGCAGCCTGGAACAGGCGGATGTGCCGCCCAAAGCCATCTTCTATCGCGGCAATCAGGTGCTGCGTGTGATTCCGAGGGGCAAAGAATGA
- a CDS encoding PilN family type IVB pilus formation outer membrane protein, whose protein sequence is MTAITTRPTVVSRAAAVALAAATLLALLAGCTGLTQRVDRETDELNRRASSHAQAVGTTVEGGRSDGVQVRDGIWIGKTSIRMQEAETLPAVFSSPVTFNRRVRSLSEFAERVAVLAGVPTRVTPDALEVSLGGGRAAPRAGAAPMASTSGAAIPPPSSLQQSLPGAGTGAMLPMGDGLGAYLVYRNGDLKGLLDLAATRFGVSWKYTQGLIEFLHVDTRTFQVNAVPGDSALSANVGNTSTTGGEGGNGGSGGLTSTSAGGGTGGGGSTTSNAQNTAVRSQLSVFSSLEKSVAAMLSPHGTVVSSTATGTLTVTDTPAILARVEKFLERENRTLSKQVMINVTVLAVSLSDEDNYGLNWNLVYSDLFRRYGVRSAFGAGQSSTEFAASILDTSGSRFAGSSLMINALSTQGKVRKETSASVATLNHQPVPVQVARQTAYLKSSQTTITANVGSTTSLTPGVVTSGFTMTVLPNLLDNGTVMLQFSTDISTLRRLNLISSTGNGNGTQIQTPEVDTRNFLQRVAMKSGQTLVVSGFEQMEGNVDRQGTVVPSNVLFGGGVATRSNKEVIVILITPITMPGA, encoded by the coding sequence ATGACAGCGATCACCACACGACCCACCGTGGTCTCCCGTGCGGCAGCCGTGGCCTTGGCGGCCGCTACGCTGCTGGCCTTGCTGGCCGGCTGCACCGGTCTCACGCAGCGCGTGGACCGCGAGACCGACGAGCTGAACCGCCGCGCCAGCAGCCATGCCCAGGCCGTTGGCACGACGGTGGAAGGCGGGCGCTCGGATGGCGTCCAGGTCCGGGACGGCATCTGGATTGGCAAGACCAGCATCCGCATGCAGGAGGCCGAAACGCTCCCGGCCGTGTTCTCCTCCCCCGTCACCTTCAACCGCCGGGTCCGCTCGCTCTCGGAGTTCGCGGAACGCGTGGCGGTGCTGGCCGGAGTGCCCACGCGGGTCACGCCCGACGCACTGGAGGTTTCCCTGGGCGGCGGACGCGCAGCGCCCCGCGCCGGTGCCGCCCCGATGGCCAGCACCTCGGGTGCCGCCATCCCCCCGCCGAGCAGCCTGCAGCAGTCGCTTCCCGGGGCCGGTACGGGCGCCATGCTGCCGATGGGGGACGGCCTCGGGGCTTACCTGGTCTACCGCAATGGCGACCTCAAGGGCCTGCTCGACCTGGCCGCCACGCGCTTTGGCGTGTCGTGGAAATACACGCAGGGCCTCATTGAATTCCTGCATGTGGACACGCGCACCTTCCAGGTGAATGCGGTGCCGGGCGACTCGGCACTCAGCGCCAACGTCGGCAACACCTCGACCACGGGCGGGGAGGGCGGCAATGGTGGCAGCGGGGGGCTGACATCCACCAGCGCGGGCGGTGGCACCGGTGGCGGCGGAAGCACCACCAGCAATGCCCAGAACACGGCGGTGCGCTCGCAGCTCTCGGTGTTCTCCAGCCTGGAGAAATCCGTCGCGGCGATGCTGTCCCCGCACGGCACCGTGGTGAGCTCCACCGCCACCGGCACGCTCACAGTGACGGATACGCCGGCCATCCTGGCACGCGTCGAGAAGTTCCTGGAACGCGAGAACCGCACTCTGTCCAAGCAGGTCATGATCAACGTGACGGTGCTGGCGGTGTCGCTGTCGGACGAAGACAACTACGGCCTGAACTGGAACCTGGTCTACAGCGATCTGTTCCGTCGCTACGGCGTGCGCAGTGCCTTCGGTGCCGGACAGTCCAGCACCGAATTTGCTGCCAGCATCCTGGACACCTCGGGCAGCCGCTTTGCGGGCTCCTCGCTGATGATCAACGCGCTCTCCACCCAGGGCAAGGTCCGCAAGGAGACCTCGGCCTCGGTGGCCACGCTCAACCACCAGCCCGTGCCTGTGCAGGTGGCGCGGCAGACGGCCTATCTCAAGTCGTCGCAGACCACCATCACCGCCAATGTCGGCTCCACCACCAGCCTCACCCCGGGCGTGGTGACCTCCGGCTTCACCATGACCGTGCTGCCCAACCTGCTGGACAACGGCACCGTGATGCTGCAGTTCTCCACGGACATTTCCACGCTGCGGCGCCTGAACCTGATCAGCAGCACGGGCAACGGCAACGGCACCCAGATCCAGACGCCGGAGGTGGACACCCGCAACTTCCTGCAGCGGGTGGCGATGAAGTCCGGCCAGACGCTGGTGGTCAGCGGCTTCGAGCAGATGGAAGGCAATGTCGACCGGCAAGGCACCGTCGTGCCCTCCAACGTGCTCTTCGGCGGTGGTGTCGCGACCCGGTCCAACAAGGAGGTCATCGTGATCCTGATCACCCCGATCACGATGCCCGGCGCCTGA
- the pilO2 gene encoding type 4b pilus protein PilO2 — protein MAVVVTEIRKRRYVCGLLWQSLSNPRELRGEAVELARKMNVDLMVLRKDLGIAQAGYASSREGAQPGMLSLGAVVASVMSVRGLKDNGRRQPANSWLAALRLDEERWAYFAVRDDSFLPSGDYAGSRAEVLDRLYADYGLGGWNAVIGDADLEDQGFHNFEAVTLDDFLPRSKGQRLWLSQAWELKPVERSRRRMVVAAGAVAAGAAVIGLVHWQRQQAAEQQLAAERSRIAQQRQAQAVAEANQKPEPPWLRQPVPRELVRACAGQLDLMSPGGWRLEEYTCSATQATHVWARGDSSVGYLLEQQPQASVELSGERASLVQPLPSSGGWNEELLASRQLLQPLISRFQQLGLRIALKPVAVPAAAPSTLAGLRQKAPQLPDWKAYSFTLQAGGVPLTDIASVLSQPGIRLDRLAYRQGDWFLEGVAYAK, from the coding sequence ATGGCTGTTGTCGTCACCGAAATCCGCAAGCGCCGCTACGTCTGCGGCCTGCTGTGGCAGTCGCTGTCCAATCCACGCGAGTTGCGGGGTGAGGCGGTCGAGCTGGCGCGCAAGATGAACGTCGACCTGATGGTGTTGCGCAAGGACCTGGGCATTGCGCAGGCCGGTTACGCCAGTTCCCGCGAGGGGGCGCAGCCCGGCATGCTGTCGCTGGGGGCGGTGGTGGCCAGCGTCATGTCGGTGCGCGGCCTCAAGGACAACGGTCGCCGCCAACCGGCCAACAGCTGGCTGGCCGCGCTTCGCCTGGATGAGGAGCGCTGGGCGTATTTCGCCGTGCGCGATGACAGCTTCCTGCCGTCCGGCGACTACGCCGGTTCCCGCGCCGAGGTGCTGGACCGCCTCTATGCCGACTACGGCCTGGGGGGCTGGAATGCGGTGATCGGCGATGCGGACCTGGAGGATCAGGGCTTCCACAATTTTGAAGCGGTCACGCTGGACGATTTTCTGCCGCGCTCCAAGGGCCAGCGGCTGTGGCTGTCCCAGGCGTGGGAGCTCAAGCCGGTGGAGCGCTCACGCCGCCGGATGGTGGTCGCCGCGGGTGCGGTGGCCGCAGGTGCCGCCGTGATCGGCCTGGTGCACTGGCAGCGCCAGCAGGCCGCCGAGCAGCAACTGGCGGCTGAGCGCAGCCGCATCGCCCAGCAGCGGCAGGCGCAGGCGGTGGCCGAGGCCAACCAGAAGCCCGAGCCGCCCTGGCTGCGCCAGCCCGTGCCGCGGGAGCTGGTGCGGGCCTGCGCCGGGCAGCTCGACCTGATGTCTCCCGGCGGCTGGCGGCTGGAGGAATACACCTGCTCGGCCACCCAGGCCACCCATGTCTGGGCGCGGGGGGATTCAAGCGTTGGTTACCTGCTGGAGCAGCAGCCGCAGGCGTCGGTCGAGCTCAGCGGCGAGCGGGCCAGCCTGGTGCAGCCGCTGCCGTCCTCCGGCGGCTGGAATGAGGAACTGCTGGCATCGCGGCAATTGCTGCAACCGCTGATCTCGCGCTTTCAGCAACTGGGGCTGCGCATCGCGCTCAAACCCGTGGCCGTCCCGGCCGCGGCGCCGTCCACACTGGCGGGCCTGCGTCAGAAGGCCCCGCAGCTCCCGGACTGGAAGGCCTACAGCTTCACGCTGCAGGCCGGTGGTGTTCCCCTCACCGACATCGCGTCGGTGCTCAGCCAGCCGGGTATCCGGCTGGACCGGCTGGCGTATCGCCAGGGCGATTGGTTCCTGGAAGGAGTGGCCTATGCGAAATGA
- the pilP gene encoding type IV pilus biogenesis protein PilP, translated as MRNDQHPRIGGFWLLAAAVALACWAAPSAQAGTTAEELAQIEAEHVVLKARLRLAETRALIAARQAEIDRQAPFTPNGLPTVLGIDGMGSRMSATLAMDNGYVTEVAVGDPLPGGARVVAIAAQGVTVQTSDRKRVRLRTGGEPASEMARVMPAPMSALPAQRVAPAAVPPAGVLSMSPVGTSAPAVSGSAAAAAPTTLAALPAPRAPGASGVTR; from the coding sequence ATGCGAAATGATCAACACCCCCGAATTGGCGGTTTCTGGCTGCTGGCGGCCGCTGTCGCCCTGGCCTGCTGGGCCGCGCCGTCGGCGCAGGCCGGCACCACGGCCGAAGAACTGGCCCAGATCGAGGCCGAACACGTGGTGCTGAAGGCTCGATTGCGCCTGGCGGAGACCCGGGCGCTGATTGCCGCCCGCCAGGCGGAGATCGACCGGCAGGCGCCGTTCACCCCCAACGGCCTGCCCACCGTGCTGGGCATTGACGGCATGGGCTCCCGCATGAGCGCCACATTGGCCATGGACAACGGCTATGTGACCGAGGTGGCCGTCGGGGATCCGCTGCCCGGCGGCGCCCGCGTGGTGGCGATTGCCGCGCAGGGCGTGACGGTGCAGACCAGCGACCGCAAGCGGGTACGGCTGCGCACCGGTGGGGAGCCCGCCAGCGAGATGGCACGTGTGATGCCGGCGCCGATGAGCGCGCTGCCGGCCCAGCGCGTGGCGCCTGCTGCCGTGCCGCCCGCGGGCGTGCTGTCCATGTCGCCCGTGGGGACCTCGGCGCCAGCAGTCTCCGGCAGCGCAGCCGCCGCCGCACCGACCACCCTGGCCGCCTTGCCCGCGCCGCGCGCGCCGGGCGCCTCGGGTGTGACGCGATGA
- a CDS encoding GspE/PulE family protein encodes MNARVPLQAVGREVPRPDTTIVTVLSVSGRLAASDEERKFVCLLSDGQLLVAQGQAMNPFVLSYRARLDHLRHKCRVVPVPIESIGRHYQSAHRAQGDTDHTKMQHGAKELLAAACAAQASDIHIRVKQLGTEVYFRIHNDLERIGGYTREYGERLLATLYGAMTSVSDNAYKPTERQDASIADRDKLPEQLIGVRIATTPTSEGSLMVMRLLYNDAGETLDLLRLGFSPAQEASLQALKENPTGMNLISGPAGSGKSTTLQRVLLGQLAQNDGGLHVITVEDPVEYPIAGAVQTPVTNASSEDERARLFSLAIVNAMRLDPDTIMVGEIRDRASAQSALRAAMTGHQVWSTVHANNAIGIVDRLEDMGLPLRMVADPSIITGLISQRLVKLLCPHCRQPLLGEAGRQRVAPALMARLRAALGDQLERACVAGDGCLHCNGRGTVGRTVLAEVITPDEHFCALLRAGDKPGAIRYWLGEMGGITMTEHALAKVRDGLVDPLMAERAVGWLQVQPRLRRTHHAV; translated from the coding sequence ATGAATGCCCGGGTGCCCTTGCAGGCCGTGGGGCGGGAGGTCCCGCGACCCGATACCACGATCGTGACCGTGCTCAGCGTCTCCGGGCGTCTGGCGGCCAGCGACGAAGAGCGCAAGTTTGTCTGCCTGCTGTCGGATGGGCAACTGCTGGTGGCCCAGGGCCAGGCGATGAATCCCTTCGTGCTTTCCTACCGTGCACGGCTGGACCACCTGCGCCACAAATGCCGCGTGGTGCCCGTGCCCATCGAAAGCATCGGCCGCCACTACCAGTCGGCGCACCGCGCGCAGGGAGACACCGACCACACCAAGATGCAGCATGGCGCCAAGGAGCTGCTGGCGGCGGCCTGCGCGGCGCAGGCGTCGGACATCCACATCCGCGTCAAGCAGCTCGGGACCGAGGTCTACTTCCGCATCCACAACGACCTGGAGCGCATCGGCGGCTACACGCGGGAATACGGGGAGCGGCTGCTGGCCACCCTGTATGGCGCGATGACCAGCGTCTCGGACAACGCCTACAAACCGACCGAGCGTCAGGACGCCAGCATCGCCGACCGCGACAAGCTGCCCGAGCAACTGATCGGCGTGCGCATTGCCACCACGCCCACCAGCGAAGGCTCGCTGATGGTCATGCGCCTGCTCTACAACGATGCGGGTGAAACGCTGGACCTGCTTCGTCTGGGCTTTTCCCCTGCGCAGGAGGCCAGCCTGCAGGCCTTGAAGGAGAACCCCACCGGCATGAACCTGATCAGTGGTCCGGCCGGCTCAGGCAAGTCCACGACGCTGCAGCGCGTGCTGCTGGGGCAATTGGCCCAGAACGACGGCGGCCTGCATGTGATCACGGTGGAAGACCCGGTGGAGTACCCGATTGCCGGTGCGGTGCAGACGCCGGTGACCAACGCATCGTCGGAGGACGAGCGCGCGCGCCTGTTCTCCCTGGCCATCGTCAACGCCATGCGCCTGGACCCGGACACCATCATGGTCGGCGAGATCCGGGACCGGGCGTCGGCCCAGAGTGCCCTGCGGGCGGCCATGACCGGCCATCAGGTCTGGAGTACGGTGCATGCCAACAATGCCATCGGCATCGTGGACCGGCTGGAAGACATGGGGCTGCCGCTGCGCATGGTGGCGGACCCGTCCATCATCACCGGCCTGATCAGCCAGCGGCTGGTGAAGCTGCTGTGCCCGCACTGCCGCCAGCCGCTGCTGGGAGAGGCGGGCCGCCAGCGGGTGGCGCCGGCGCTGATGGCGCGTCTGCGTGCGGCGCTCGGGGACCAGCTGGAGCGCGCCTGTGTCGCTGGCGACGGCTGCCTGCACTGCAATGGCCGGGGCACGGTGGGGCGCACCGTCCTGGCTGAGGTCATCACGCCGGACGAGCACTTCTGCGCGCTCCTGCGCGCGGGCGACAAACCGGGCGCCATCCGCTACTGGCTGGGCGAGATGGGCGGCATCACCATGACCGAACATGCCCTGGCCAAGGTGCGTGACGGCCTGGTCGATCCGTTGATGGCTGAGCGTGCGGTCGGCTGGCTGCAGGTGCAGCCACGGCTGCGGAGGACCCACCATGCGGTTTGA
- a CDS encoding type II secretion system F family protein, producing MRFDFNRTWARMVFTAPVRMRVYRQIATMLANGLPLLRVLDDLYQRASARGRKPSEPLAIALFEWKRSVQNGHTLAEGMRDWAPRAEQLLVQAGEQSGRLEASLLAVSEVVQATRKIRGAILGGAAYPLLVFIFIIGYVYLFGTRVVPEFGRLSDPARWHGPARGLHLMSLWVQQWMPMAVLSLIALLALLVWALPRWRGHARLVADRLPPFSIYRMLSGSSFLLAFSALLSAGITVEKSLYRLCESAGPWLRERLEGALLGVKSGLNCGQALRHAGYGFPSPDIVDDLCIYSEYRGFPEVLQRLANEWMEEGVARISMQMKVVNGAAISVLTLLIAWLAIGMFSIQEQVASTARLAH from the coding sequence ATGCGGTTTGACTTCAACCGGACCTGGGCGCGCATGGTCTTCACCGCCCCGGTGCGCATGCGTGTCTACCGGCAGATTGCCACCATGCTGGCCAACGGCCTGCCGCTGCTGCGGGTGCTGGATGACCTGTACCAGCGGGCCTCGGCGCGCGGACGCAAGCCGTCCGAACCGCTGGCCATTGCGCTGTTCGAATGGAAGCGCTCGGTGCAGAACGGCCACACGCTGGCCGAAGGCATGCGGGACTGGGCCCCGCGCGCGGAGCAACTGCTGGTGCAGGCCGGGGAGCAGTCCGGCCGTCTGGAGGCCAGCCTGCTGGCGGTGAGCGAGGTGGTGCAGGCCACGCGCAAGATCCGCGGCGCCATCCTCGGTGGGGCTGCGTATCCGCTGCTGGTGTTCATCTTCATCATCGGCTATGTGTACCTGTTCGGCACTCGCGTCGTCCCTGAGTTCGGCCGTCTGAGCGACCCTGCGCGCTGGCATGGCCCGGCCCGCGGCCTGCATCTGATGTCGCTGTGGGTGCAGCAGTGGATGCCGATGGCGGTGCTGAGCCTGATCGCGCTGCTGGCACTGCTGGTGTGGGCGCTGCCGCGCTGGCGCGGTCATGCCCGGCTGGTGGCGGACCGGCTGCCGCCGTTCTCCATCTACCGCATGCTCAGCGGCAGCAGCTTCCTGCTGGCCTTCAGCGCCTTGCTGTCGGCCGGCATTACGGTGGAGAAGTCGCTCTACCGCCTGTGTGAATCGGCCGGGCCGTGGCTGCGCGAGCGGCTGGAGGGCGCGCTGCTGGGCGTGAAGTCCGGCCTGAACTGCGGGCAGGCCCTGCGCCATGCGGGGTATGGCTTTCCGTCACCGGACATCGTGGACGACCTGTGCATCTATTCCGAATACCGCGGCTTTCCCGAGGTACTGCAGCGGCTGGCCAACGAGTGGATGGAGGAGGGCGTGGCCCGCATCTCCATGCAGATGAAGGTGGTCAACGGCGCCGCGATTTCGGTGCTGACGCTGCTGATTGCCTGGTTGGCCATCGGCATGTTCAGCATCCAGGAGCAGGTCGCGTCCACGGCCCGGCTCGCGCATTGA
- a CDS encoding type 4 pilus major pilin yields the protein MKQPKLLTPQSSRRSRVPTARRQAGASLLEAIAFLGVAATIVVGAVALLSNAFSGARSNRSQEEVAAISTGVKRLFMAQAGAYGNGSLNEVLVQAKVFPSTLAVEGNSVFNAWNGAVTVNGSAATFDISYANVPQQVCVDLVATSGQWISVAVNGSGAMTPPITPVQAAAQCTQANANTVVWTTS from the coding sequence ATGAAACAACCCAAGCTCTTGACCCCCCAGTCCTCCCGTCGCTCGCGGGTGCCGACGGCCCGGCGGCAGGCCGGTGCGTCGCTGCTGGAAGCCATTGCCTTCCTCGGCGTGGCGGCCACCATCGTCGTGGGGGCGGTGGCGCTGCTGTCCAACGCGTTCAGCGGGGCGCGCTCCAACCGGTCGCAGGAAGAAGTGGCTGCCATCAGCACCGGGGTGAAGCGTCTGTTCATGGCGCAGGCCGGGGCCTACGGCAATGGCAGCCTGAACGAGGTGCTGGTGCAGGCCAAGGTCTTCCCGTCCACGCTGGCGGTGGAGGGCAACTCGGTCTTCAATGCCTGGAACGGGGCCGTCACCGTCAACGGCAGCGCCGCCACGTTTGACATCAGCTATGCCAATGTGCCGCAGCAGGTCTGCGTGGACCTGGTGGCCACCTCCGGGCAGTGGATCAGCGTGGCGGTGAATGGCAGCGGTGCGATGACGCCGCCCATCACGCCGGTGCAGGCAGCCGCCCAGTGCACCCAGGCCAATGCCAACACCGTGGTCTGGACCACCAGCTAA
- the pilM gene encoding type IV pilus biogenesis protein PilM, producing the protein MWAQAVVVGVVAAAGWWAVDAALEVPVTDAARARTVAESMAVYRAAVVAYATAQPGFEGSVDDGLLSLPSWWNGHPGISAVVQGPWVAVYLNRPAPVDVLAQMQRLSAGSLLVGVAHSASGTLYAPLLGDTGLPVPAQVPDGAPVWLGVRGT; encoded by the coding sequence ATGTGGGCACAGGCAGTCGTGGTGGGCGTGGTGGCAGCGGCCGGCTGGTGGGCGGTGGATGCGGCACTGGAGGTGCCGGTCACCGATGCGGCACGCGCCCGGACCGTGGCCGAGAGCATGGCGGTGTACCGGGCGGCCGTGGTCGCCTATGCCACCGCGCAGCCCGGATTCGAGGGAAGCGTCGACGACGGCCTGCTGAGCCTGCCCAGCTGGTGGAACGGTCATCCCGGCATCAGTGCCGTGGTGCAGGGGCCGTGGGTGGCCGTCTACCTGAACCGGCCGGCACCGGTGGATGTGCTGGCGCAAATGCAGCGCCTGTCCGCCGGCTCGCTGCTGGTGGGGGTGGCACACAGCGCCAGCGGCACCTTGTACGCCCCGCTGCTGGGCGACACCGGCCTGCCGGTGCCCGCCCAGGTGCCGGACGGGGCGCCCGTGTGGCTGGGCGTGAGGGGAACATGA
- the pilV gene encoding shufflon system plasmid conjugative transfer pilus tip adhesin PilV — translation MMISQLHPVASATPRACGGPHGGRALVDRRSHRGGLRDRGVTLVEMLGALALLAILSAGATVLVSNGLDDTRGQHAGRHQATVVEATERYIREHYADLLTATSSGPVAVPITVLTDLLPAGFRPANAYGQTPCARIVQLSAGRLNALIVAEGGESIPAKDVAYVAAHAGPGGGQIATAQPGLAQGVFGSWQLDLAPYQVVTCGGASANEGQANRLASALFFDGPSSSAVDYLYRQEVPGHPELNAMNVPLGFQGSAVVVENDATDPRCSVGDPASQGRMGVSNTGALLSCQSGVWRRQGSAFWKDPVATATALPATDNQPGDVRLTLDTSRAFSWTGSAWKALAVDENGNLVVPGTVTGRYLQVTSTETVDAACPVDGLISRDVDGLLITCRDGRWRSQATQELAYTETGGSVLMRSAYMAYPAGTSFYNGGFSYDAPNDTVMASVERELVPVKDGLVITNVNASMNNGSVDGPPAVGQVTLVVQVIDRDTGNVIAANRAMSPRLTNDIARLAVTVSKAVPRNRNGYVLQMLTLWTTYRGSYEGNFYNRANYLNAAGQVVEQTPLTLDWSIDLTY, via the coding sequence ATGATGATCTCGCAGCTGCATCCGGTCGCATCAGCGACGCCCCGTGCCTGTGGCGGTCCGCATGGCGGTCGAGCGCTCGTCGACCGTCGAAGCCATCGTGGCGGTCTCCGCGATCGCGGGGTGACGCTGGTCGAGATGCTGGGCGCCCTGGCACTGCTGGCCATCCTGTCGGCGGGGGCCACGGTGCTGGTGAGCAACGGGCTGGACGATACCCGTGGACAGCATGCGGGGCGGCATCAGGCGACGGTGGTGGAAGCGACCGAGCGCTACATCCGCGAGCACTACGCCGATCTCCTCACCGCCACCTCCAGCGGCCCGGTGGCGGTGCCGATCACGGTGTTGACCGATTTGCTGCCCGCTGGCTTCCGCCCGGCCAATGCCTACGGTCAGACGCCCTGCGCGCGCATCGTCCAGCTGTCGGCGGGGCGACTCAATGCCCTGATCGTGGCCGAGGGCGGCGAGTCGATTCCGGCCAAGGACGTGGCCTACGTAGCCGCTCATGCCGGCCCCGGGGGCGGCCAGATCGCCACGGCGCAGCCGGGCCTGGCGCAAGGCGTCTTTGGATCCTGGCAGCTGGACCTGGCCCCCTACCAGGTGGTGACTTGCGGCGGGGCCAGTGCCAACGAGGGCCAGGCCAACCGACTCGCATCCGCGCTGTTCTTCGATGGTCCGTCCTCCAGCGCGGTCGACTATCTCTACCGTCAGGAGGTGCCCGGGCATCCCGAGCTCAATGCGATGAATGTGCCGCTGGGCTTCCAGGGCAGCGCCGTGGTGGTGGAAAACGATGCCACCGATCCGCGCTGCAGTGTGGGCGACCCGGCGTCCCAGGGGCGGATGGGCGTCAGCAATACCGGCGCGCTGCTGAGTTGCCAGTCCGGCGTGTGGCGTCGGCAGGGCTCGGCCTTCTGGAAGGACCCGGTGGCCACCGCTACCGCGCTTCCGGCGACCGACAACCAGCCGGGTGACGTGCGTCTGACGCTGGACACCTCCCGCGCCTTCTCCTGGACCGGCAGCGCGTGGAAGGCCCTGGCCGTGGACGAGAACGGCAATCTGGTTGTGCCCGGGACGGTCACCGGGCGTTATCTGCAGGTCACCAGCACCGAGACGGTGGATGCGGCCTGCCCGGTTGACGGGTTGATTTCCCGGGATGTCGATGGCCTGCTCATCACCTGTCGGGACGGCCGCTGGCGTTCGCAGGCCACGCAGGAGCTGGCCTACACCGAGACCGGCGGCTCGGTGCTGATGCGGTCCGCCTACATGGCGTATCCGGCGGGCACTTCGTTCTACAACGGCGGCTTCAGCTATGACGCCCCCAACGACACGGTGATGGCGTCGGTCGAGCGTGAGCTGGTGCCCGTCAAGGACGGCCTGGTGATCACCAACGTCAATGCGTCGATGAACAACGGCAGTGTGGACGGACCGCCCGCCGTCGGCCAGGTGACGCTGGTGGTCCAGGTGATCGATCGCGATACCGGCAATGTGATTGCCGCCAACCGGGCCATGTCGCCGCGTCTGACCAATGACATCGCCAGGCTGGCCGTGACCGTCTCCAAGGCGGTCCCCCGCAATCGCAACGGCTACGTGCTGCAGATGCTGACGCTGTGGACCACCTACCGCGGCAGCTACGAAGGCAATTTTTACAACCGCGCCAATTATCTGAATGCGGCCGGCCAGGTGGTGGAGCAGACCCCGCTGACGCTGGACTGGTCCATCGACCTGACCTACTGA
- a CDS encoding lytic transglycosylase domain-containing protein, which translates to MRWMSGNTRGGQAMSGQAPQGHGTGSSCAPHPSRRAARQPLMALAGALAMVAAGSAHACWEQAASKYGVSAQLLYAIAKTESSLQAKAINRANSNGSYDVGLMQINSSWLPTLGRYGIREKDLYEPCVSIEVGAWILAQNIRSHGYTWAAVGAYNTPNPERGLQYARRVYNNLPQELRAGLGSW; encoded by the coding sequence ATGCGATGGATGTCAGGCAATACCCGCGGTGGACAGGCAATGTCCGGCCAGGCCCCACAAGGGCACGGCACCGGCAGCTCCTGCGCGCCCCATCCCAGCCGCCGCGCCGCGCGCCAGCCCCTCATGGCCCTGGCGGGCGCACTGGCCATGGTGGCGGCGGGCTCCGCACATGCCTGCTGGGAGCAGGCAGCCTCCAAGTACGGCGTGAGCGCGCAGCTGCTCTACGCGATTGCCAAGACGGAATCGAGCCTGCAGGCCAAGGCGATCAACCGCGCCAACAGCAACGGCAGCTATGACGTCGGGCTCATGCAGATCAACAGCAGCTGGTTGCCCACGCTGGGCCGTTATGGCATCCGCGAGAAAGACCTGTACGAACCCTGCGTGAGCATCGAGGTGGGCGCCTGGATCCTGGCGCAGAACATCCGCAGCCACGGCTACACCTGGGCTGCGGTGGGGGCCTACAACACCCCCAATCCGGAACGCGGGCTTCAGTACGCCCGGCGCGTGTACAACAACCTGCCGCAGGAACTGCGGGCGGGGCTGGGGTCATGGTGA